A segment of the Vibrio sp. 16 genome:
TGGACCAATTTCTGAAGATGCTCCAGCGTTAAAGGCTGCCCTTTTTTTGGGATCACTTTCACTGCGGCGGCAATTCGGGGTTGAGAAAGGTTGAGATCCAAACGCTCAGCAATCGATAGCAGTTGGTTTTCGTTTAATGTAGAGCCTTGAATAAGCTGGATAAGTAACTCTTCACGATGACGTTTGTTCCACTGAATCTGCGCCATCATGGCTTCTTGTTCGACAATCAGTTCAGCGGTCATTTTGACAAGCTCACCATAGCGCCTGACTTCATCGGGTTGACCTGATATGCCCACCACACCAATGACCAACTCTTGGTGAAGAATAGGGAGGTTGATCCCCTCTTTGACGCCATTTAGTGTGCTGGCTACGGTCTTGTTGATTTCAACCGTACGATTGTCGTGGATCGCTAACAGCGCGCCTTCATGAGTGCGGTGCAAACGGGAGGGATCACTAGAGCCGATGATCTGTCCGTTTTCATCCATCACGTTAACGGGAAATTGAATAATTTTTGTCGCTCGCTCTACGATTTGGCGAGCAATTAGCGTGTTTAACTGCATTAGTGCGCCTTATGATCACCCACTATCGGTATTTTGCTTAACATATCACAAGGGCACCTTGAATCACGCAGGGCAAATTCGACCCGCTCACAGAGAGAATAAAAAAATGCCCGAGGCTCTCCCTCAGGCACAATTTAGTTCAGGTTATTCATACTGGGCCAGCCAGTGTTTTAACAGCAGATTGAGCTCAGTCTGTTGCTCATGACTCAGTCCGGCGACTAACTGAGTCTGCACGCCCACATGCTCCTCAATGATTTGGTCAATCAACTTCAGCCCCTCTTGAGTCAGCTCAACGGTCACACTGCGACGGTCTTCTTTGCTGTGCTGGCGGCTGATCAAACTTTTGGCTTCTAACTTGTCGAGCCGATTGGTCATGGCGCCTGATGTCAGCATCATGGAATTAATCAGCTCTGAAGGCGTTAAACGAAACGGCGCGCCACTTCGACGCAAAGTCGCGAGCACATCAAACTCACCGAGCTTTAAGTCATATCGCTTATGCAGCTCTGCAACCTCAGACTCCATGTACTTTGCAATTCGCATTAAGCGACCCATGATCGCCATAGGCTGAGTATCCAAATCTGGCTTCTCATCGGCCCACTGGCTCACCACTTTATCTATCGCATCCATGAATCTCTCTCTTACTCCCATAGCAAACTCGAAGTATCTTAACATAAAGATACTTTACAAACAGCAATGTGAGGAGTAAGTTTAACTTAAAGTATCTTAATATGAAGATAAATGATGAACATATTGCTTGCGATGATCCCCGCCTTCTTTTGGGGAACCACTTATGCCGTTACCCAATACACACTCGCGGATTGGCCGCCATTGTTGTTAGGGGCGATAAGAGCGCTCCCTGCTGGTCTGCTGCTTCTGGCATTCAAACCCAGTTTACCTAAGGCGCAAGATTGGGGCGTTCTTGTTCGCTTGGGCTTTATCAACATTGCCACCTTCTTTGTTCTGATCTTTGTTATGGCGCTCACGCTGCCATCAGCCATTTCTGGGGTGGGAATGATTTCAGTGCCCGTATTCGCGATGCTCTACACTTGGTTGCGATACAAAAAACGCCCGGGTCGACTGCAGGCGGTCAGTGGGGCGGCACTGATTGCTCTAGCTTGGATGCTGTTTGATCCGCGCTCCATCAGCTTAAACCCCGTTGGTTTGGCGGCGATGCTTGGCGCGATCAGCTGCATTATTGTCGGCAGTTCATTAACCAAGTCACTAGGTGAGCGTATTCACTGGTGGACAGTATTGAGCTGGCAACTGATTCTAGGCGGCGCAATCCTAACGCTTGCTGCCATCATCCATAGCATGATTCAACCCGCCCAATACATCGCGGCGATTGAGCAGCTCTCGATGACCAACGTGTTGGGGCTACTTTGGGTTGTTCTACTCAATACTGCGCTGGGCTACGGTCTGTATGTGTGGTTGTTGCAACGCATGTCTGTGGTCGATTTTACCTTTGGCGGTATTGCTAACCCTGTGGCGGGGATCGTATCTGGGCTGCTATTGCTCGGTGAGTCTTTTACCCCCGTGCAATACAGCTTAATGGTAGGCATGATCGCGATGTCGCTGTTACCCCAAGTGGTAGACAGCTTGCGCTCCCAAGCCAAAGCACAAAGGCATGCAGAAATTTAGAGTGGTAAGCGTCATCAACAAGGCGTGCAAGTGGATACAGCGCGGTTTTCTATCGCTTTCGGGATAGTGATGGAAAACTTTGCACCGCCTAGTTGGCTTTGGCTGACGGCCAATCGCCAGCCAAGATTCTTCGCTGCTTGATTGGCGATCGCCAAACCTAAACCAAAGCCGCCTTGATTTAAGTTTCGGCTCGCATCCAAGCGAGAAAAGGCGATGAAGATTTCTTCTTGTTTCTCTTCAGGTATCCCTTCACCGTTGTCTTCAACATGGATCAGGTAGCAGGTTTGGTCCTGCTCGATCGACACTTCAACTTTGCCATTACCATATTTGTTCGCGTTCTTGATCAAATTATCGAGCACCAATTTAGCGTAGCAATCGCAGCCATAGACCTTAGGGTTATCCAATTCGTGTTGAATAACAAACGTCGCGCTGCCCGGCTCCGCGGTAACTTGGATGCGATCTTGGCAGAGCTCAACCAACGAAAAACAAGTCGGCTCTAGCTGCATTTCTCCATGCTGGTTGGTCAGCTTTGCCAGTTTGAGGATGTCTGACGTTAACAGTGAAATATCGCCAATATAACGGTCTATTTGATCAAATAGGTCGTTTTTATCGACGGTATCCTCTCGCCTTAGCAGATCACTGGCCATCTGAATACGCGTCAACGGCGTTCGAATCTCATGAGGAATGGCGTAAGAGAAGATTTGCGCCTGTTTGACGCGAGCTTCAATATCGTCCGCCATGTAATTGAAACTCTCAACAATCTCTTTCATCGGTGACAGAGCACTCGGCTCAGCGCGCACGCTCAGATCTCCCTGACCAAAAACGCGCTGCGTGTGGAGTAGCTTTTTGACACGTCGATTAATCATCACAAGCGGCGTGTATATCAGAAGCCCGATCACCAAACCAATCAAAGTAAACAAGGCGGTAAAAAACTGTGTATCTTCATCCTCATACCACTCTTCGTGAGTGTGAGAGGGCTCTTCAATTTCAGTCAGCAGTAAAAACTTGTCGCTGTTGGGAATGGGTAACGCAGAAGAGAAATAGTCGTCGTCACGCACGTACACCTTGGGTCCTGTGTCACTGACAAGCATCACGCACTCTTTACACCGCTCGCCCGCCACCTCACTGTTGTCCACCAATGAGAGCGTGTAGTTATAGAACACCAACTCGTCTTGACTGTTTAGCCTTTCGTATAGCCCATCTGGCTCGCCCTCAGTTTCGAGGTAACGCTTTACATGAATGGCAGAGCTCTCAACAAACGAATCAATGTCTCCTTGTAGCATGTAGCCGTCAGTAAGTTTGGTAAACAAGGTAATGGTACCCAGAATACTGACCACTCCCGTGAGGTAGAGATAGGTGAAGATTGAGCGACTTTTTTTGCGTTTTACCATCATGGGAGCCATTGAATCCAAAGCATCAGTCAAAATATTATCGAGCTGGCAGCAGAAAAAACACGCTTGATTGCACGCCAGCGCAACGAAAAGTGGACAACCTAGCACAACCGGCGGGCGTTTTATATCTTAGAAATGAAAAAGCCTGCTGTGAGGGGCTGCAGGCTTTAAAGAGAAAGAGACGTCTTCCGCCAACATGCTGAAGGCTGTCTTATCATCTAGGCAGTGTTGCGGGTAGGCTCTCCTAGCAGAACTCTAGAGATCACCTTGATCAATCGAACGGATAACACGGCACGGGTTACCCGCCGCGACAACATTCGCAGGAATATCTTTCGTCACTACGCTACCGGCACCAATGACACTGTTAGCACCAATGGTAACGCCCGGACAAACGATAACACCGCCGCCAAGCCACACGTTATCACCAATCGTAATCGGTGTACCAAACTCAACGCCATCTTCTACGCGCCCTTTTACATCTAATGGGTGGCCTGCCGTGTAAATTTGTACATTCGGCGCGAACAGCACATTATCACCAATGTGCACCTCTGCCACATCGAGCACCACGCAGTTAAAGTTAGCGTAAAAGTTTTTGCCAAGTTTTATGTTCGAGCCGTAATCACAACGAAATGGCGGCTCGAGATACGCCCCCTCGGAATCCGGAATCAAACGGTCAACAGCGCTTCGCCACTCTGGGCTATTTGGAATGCTATTGTTCAGTGTTTGCAACACCTTACGGCACTCAATACGTTCGTTGAACAGTTCTTCGTCCCACGCTTCATAAGGCTCACCTGCGAGCATTTTCTCTTTTTCGCTTCTCATCACTCAGTTACCTTTAACCACAGCACATCATAGGCTGCCAGCAAAATATCTTCACCGACCAGTTCCTTACCAGATAGTAAGTCTCGGGTTCGCCTTGACCCCAAAATATCGCATATCGACGCCGGAATTGATTGCGAGGATTCGGCGAAATTACAGAGAGCGAGAAGTTGCTCACCCTTTGCGTTAGTTCGGCAGTAGGCAAAAAGTTGCGAACGATAAGTTTCTAAAATCTCAGTCTTTGCATTACCAAACTCAGGGTGATTTCTACGCAGTGCAATCATCTGTTTAAGATCTTGGTTGATGCGATGCTGATAACTGCCTTTGCTTTCTGCCAATGCGACCGCTTCTGCGCTAATTTGAGGGCGGTTCACCCAGCGCGCATCTTCGCGTTTAAACTCATCATTCAAGTAGCTGTGATCGTTCAACATACCTAGCTCATCACCTTGATAAATCAGCGGAATACCACCGATGCTCAAGTTGATGCTATTAAGCAGACGAATACGCTTCAATGCGTGCTCAATCGCTTGTGAATCATCTGCTTCTATCGCTTTTTCTAACCCCGCAAGAGAGGCCAAAGAGCCACATACTCGGCAATCACCCGTAGTTGGGTTTTCTTGGAATGGCACTCCTTGAGAGAATGAGCCGTCGAATTTGCCAGTGTAGAACTGATTCAAAAAGCGGCGATGCTCATAGCCATTAATGCCAAGCTGCTCAGCGACTGCATCATCAAACGTCCAGCCAATATCGTCGTGACAACGAATGTAGTTCACCCATGAACACTGGTCTGAAATCTCAAAGCTTTTCTTTAATGATGCTGTCAGTAACTTGGTTTCACGTGTTGCCAAACTTTCCCACATCAGCGCCATCATCAGTGGGTTGTAGGACAACTGACACTCATCTTTGTCGATGTACTGTGCCACCTCATCTGGGTGCACAATCGCTTCAGATTTGAATAACACGGCAGGCGCTGCAATCTGCAAACAGGTGTTGAAACACTGAATCAGAGTATGCGCCTTCGGCAAGCTTTCACATTGGGTCCATTTCTCTTTCCAAATAAACGCCAAGGCGTCCAAACGCAGACCTTCACAACCGATGTTAGCTAGAAACAGCATCTCATCAGTAATCGCGTTAAATACTGCAGGATTTGAGTAATTGAGATCCCATTGGAAGCTGTTGAATGTCGTCCAAACGTACTTCTCTACATCTTCTAAGAAAGTGAAGCTGCCACGACGAACGGTTGGGAAGATCTCGCGGCAAGTTTGATTGTACTCATCCACTTCTTGCTTATCCGTGAAGAAGTAATAAAAGTCTTCAAACTCAGGGTTGCCTTTACGCGCTTGCTCCGCCCAGTGGTGTTCATCTGAGGTGTGGTTGAACACGAAATCCAGCACTAGGCTGATGCCTTCATCACTCAATGCCTCTGCTAACTGCGCCAGATCTTTCTCTGTGCCTAGCTTTGGATCGACCTTGCGGTAATCCGACACGGCATAGCCGCCATCACTGTCCCCTTCTGGTGCTTTGTAAAGCGGCATCAGGTGCAGATAGTTAATCCCCAGAGACTTGAGGTACGGGATCTTCATTTGTAGCTTTTTCAAATCACCCGCAAACAAGTCGACATACACCGCCATGCCGAGCATTTTTTCACTGCGGTACCAACTTGGATTACCGAGGCGCTTCTCATCCAAGTTCTTCCATTTGCGTTTGCGACCTGCAAAGGCTTTGGCAAGCACAACCACCAGCTTTTGTAGATGCAAGAAGAAGTCATAACGTTCACCATAAAGCGAGTGCAGTTGCCCAACTAAAGATGGAAAATGCTGCGCCAAACGTTCAAGAAACACCTTTTCATCTTTTTTGGTTAGCTTTGGCAATTCAACCGAATCAAGAACTTGCTGCAGTGCTTGCTGGGTTTGTCGTTCGTTTAACATGTTTTCTCTCCTGCCAAGCTAGACACTTGAACGTTGCGCAGTGCCAGCGAGCCGCTATCCACGTTTAGGGCGACACTTGCTTGTGTCTCTTTGGCGTAAACAAGGTTGGTAAAGCTGTATTGGCCAGCATTGATCAGCAACTCGACTGAGCCTTTGTCGATCAACACTTCGACTTGGAATTCATTCTCAATCGGTAAGGTCACGCGATAGTCGTGTGGGAAGTGTTCATCAATGCGTTCCGAGCCGAACTGACCGCGACGTACAGAGCGCACTTCTATCCCTTGTTCGACACCAGCAAACTCAAAGTAAGCCGGATTGTCTTGGTACACATTCAGGTGCAACGTTTGGATATCTTGTAGCGTCACATCAGCGCTGAACTTCATGACTTCTTGCAGGCTGTAAAGGCTAATCGCTTGTTCGTCACTTGGCTCTGGCGTTTGCACATCAAGACTTAACGCCTGATTAAGCTCTTTCACAAAGCGTTGTCCAACACGTAACCCTGCTTTACCTTCAAACAGGAACAGCTCACGAGGCATGGCCATCGAACTGCGAAACTCTTGGGTTGGTAACTCAAGCGAGTACTGATGATTACTCATCCATGTACTGACGATACGGCGACCGTCTTCAACTGGGATGTCAGAGAAAGACTGAGTCGCGTAGTAATCACGACCGAAATCGAGCCACAATACGGTCTCTGGATGATTGTGATTGATGAAGGTTTCGCCATCAAAGTCGCCAATGAAATACTGCGTACCAGCACCGCCACAGTGCGCACCCTCACCAATGCCAACCACCAAGACCCAACGTGTTTCTTGCGAGCCTTCGATAGGCAGTTCAAACAAGTCTGGGCATTCCCACGGGCCTTTGCTGTGCGCACCATGACGGTAGCCAAACTCGCTCACTAAACGCCAGTCCAATAGGTTGGTCGAACGGTAGAACTCGATATGTTGACCACAAGACACCACCATCACCCACGCTTGGCTTTGCTCATGCCAAATCACCTTGGGATCACGGAAATCCGGATTACCACGTGCAGTAATGATCGGTGCACCGTTGGCGAACTTCTTCCACGTCATGCCATCTTGGCTATAAGCGAGAGATTGCTGCTGAATTGGATCTTCTACTTCAGTGCCATCAGCCAGTATCACTTTAGGTTGAATGAACGAGGTGTAGAACGCCAATAAGCCAGGTTTGTCGGCCTCAAATAAACCTGAGGTGTTATGCCAATCGACAATCGCACTGCCCGAGAAGCACATGCCAGATTCATCTGGATACAGTGCAGGCTCAAGCTCTTGCCAATCTATCAGGTTGGTACTGATTTTGTGTCCCCAGTGCATTGGTCCCCAAACCGTATCGCTTGGGTAATACTGGTAAAACTGGTGATAATGACCATTAAAGAACACCAATCCGTTTGGATCGTTCATCCAACCTGAGTTAGGCGTCATATGCAATAAAGGGCGATACTGTTCGCTCATAAGCCAATCCAATGTTGTAGTGAATATTTCTAGGTTTGGACGCGACGAAAAATGGAGCTGGAACAGGCTCCCAAAACGGACGCTACGCTGCCAATGCTGGTCCAAAACTAGAAATATTGAAAAAGAGTGGGGTTCCCCCCTTACGACGAAGGAGGGATTTCTTGCGCGGTTAGAAGCTGTAGTTCACACCTAAGATAAATAGAGGAATGTAACCATCGAACTCATCACGTTGCGGGCCGCTAGCGAAGTCAATTTTCTTATAGCTTGCCTCACCAAACATGCGCCAGCTCTTTGAAAGTGGGTAGTTGGCAGATACGCCTAGCTTAGAGTAGTCTTCTGTCCACGCATGAGCGCCTGTTGAATCAACACTCTTTTCGAATGAACCAAACTCCCCCCACAATGACGCAGAAAGTTTACCGAAGTTATGCCAAATACCTGGTTTAATGATCCACTCAGTCTCTGTTTCAGAGTAACCATCTTTTGCCTTCCACTGACCTTCTTGGTAACGGAAATTCAACCATGCGCCCGTGTTGTCATTGATTTTGTAGCTAAAGCCTGGCTCAACTTCCCAGTACGGGAACTCCCCCGTGCCACGCTTGTATTCCACGTGGTAAAGCGCGTAACCATGCATACCTAAACGATCTGTCAGTTGGTAAGAACCAAACACTTTACCGCCCGGAGTAGTGCGTTGGTCAATACTCTCACCGGCTAACTTCAAACCCCAACCAATATTACCTTTTTCATGGTTGTAACTACGGTTAACATAGATTTCTTGGATTGAGTTTACGCCTCGGTTGTAGTCGGCATGCTTCAGGTTACCAGTAAACAACTCTTCACGACCTGAGTAGAAACCAAAATCCCAACCTGGTAAGTCGTCGTGTCGGAAGCTACCTTGCGCAATGGTGTATTTAACTTTACCTTCGTTAACACCGTCATCGCGGATCAAACGCTCAACTTCAACGTTAGAACCTAGCGTACCATGGAACTTACTTTCTTCTTGTTGAGGAACACTTAGAGCAGTTAATAACTCAGCATTAGAGTATTCCGACTTCAATTGCTCTACGGCCGCTGCAAGTTTTGCATCTTTCTCTGCTTGAGGTTCTGTTAAGTCTTCAGCAAATGAAACACCTGAAAAAGCAAGGGTTAAAAGTACAGAAGATGCCACTACTGTTTTTTTCATGATTATTACCTTATTATCACATTGTTACTGTCGCCCCCTTGGGGGGCAATTCGATGCCTGCTGCAACAGGCGTTAATGTCACGCTCAAACGGGCTGCAACCCGAATTTTGAGCGCAGTAATCCTTAAGCCCGCCTCATGGTGGGCTTTTTTATAGTTTTTAGAATTGTGAGCGAGAGCGGTTAACTCGCTTGCTGCACCTGAGGTGGTAGCGTAATTAAATCATTAAGGGTATGACCTCGCTCGTAGGCTTTACCTTTACTGTCAAATAGGTGACATTTCTCAGCCGGAATGCGGATGTTCAAACGCTGGCCGATTTCGACATGCACAGTACCTGGTACGCGAACCAATACTTCCTGGCCACCGCGTACTAGCGTGGTGTAAAGCAGTGATTCTGTCCCTAGGCGTTCGAAGCCCTCAACAATCACACCCACACCTTCTTCGTCAAGGTGGATGTCTTCAGGACGGATACCAAGCGTCATCAATGCGCCTTGTGTCGCGCCTTTTGCGTTTACGTCCGCTTGGAAGGTGTAGTCACCCACTTCTACCGTTGCTTTTTCATCGCAAGCAGAAACCAGTGTCGCTGGCAGCAGGTTCATTTTTGGAGAGCCGATAAAACCTGCTACGAACAGTGTTTGAGGGAAGTAGTACAGCTCCAGAGGCGAGC
Coding sequences within it:
- a CDS encoding sugar O-acetyltransferase, with the protein product MRSEKEKMLAGEPYEAWDEELFNERIECRKVLQTLNNSIPNSPEWRSAVDRLIPDSEGAYLEPPFRCDYGSNIKLGKNFYANFNCVVLDVAEVHIGDNVLFAPNVQIYTAGHPLDVKGRVEDGVEFGTPITIGDNVWLGGGVIVCPGVTIGANSVIGAGSVVTKDIPANVVAAGNPCRVIRSIDQGDL
- a CDS encoding MarR family winged helix-turn-helix transcriptional regulator, producing the protein MDAIDKVVSQWADEKPDLDTQPMAIMGRLMRIAKYMESEVAELHKRYDLKLGEFDVLATLRRSGAPFRLTPSELINSMMLTSGAMTNRLDKLEAKSLISRQHSKEDRRSVTVELTQEGLKLIDQIIEEHVGVQTQLVAGLSHEQQTELNLLLKHWLAQYE
- a CDS encoding alpha-amylase family protein, whose protein sequence is MLNERQTQQALQQVLDSVELPKLTKKDEKVFLERLAQHFPSLVGQLHSLYGERYDFFLHLQKLVVVLAKAFAGRKRKWKNLDEKRLGNPSWYRSEKMLGMAVYVDLFAGDLKKLQMKIPYLKSLGINYLHLMPLYKAPEGDSDGGYAVSDYRKVDPKLGTEKDLAQLAEALSDEGISLVLDFVFNHTSDEHHWAEQARKGNPEFEDFYYFFTDKQEVDEYNQTCREIFPTVRRGSFTFLEDVEKYVWTTFNSFQWDLNYSNPAVFNAITDEMLFLANIGCEGLRLDALAFIWKEKWTQCESLPKAHTLIQCFNTCLQIAAPAVLFKSEAIVHPDEVAQYIDKDECQLSYNPLMMALMWESLATRETKLLTASLKKSFEISDQCSWVNYIRCHDDIGWTFDDAVAEQLGINGYEHRRFLNQFYTGKFDGSFSQGVPFQENPTTGDCRVCGSLASLAGLEKAIEADDSQAIEHALKRIRLLNSINLSIGGIPLIYQGDELGMLNDHSYLNDEFKREDARWVNRPQISAEAVALAESKGSYQHRINQDLKQMIALRRNHPEFGNAKTEILETYRSQLFAYCRTNAKGEQLLALCNFAESSQSIPASICDILGSRRTRDLLSGKELVGEDILLAAYDVLWLKVTE
- a CDS encoding HAMP domain-containing sensor histidine kinase, which translates into the protein MMVKRKKSRSIFTYLYLTGVVSILGTITLFTKLTDGYMLQGDIDSFVESSAIHVKRYLETEGEPDGLYERLNSQDELVFYNYTLSLVDNSEVAGERCKECVMLVSDTGPKVYVRDDDYFSSALPIPNSDKFLLLTEIEEPSHTHEEWYEDEDTQFFTALFTLIGLVIGLLIYTPLVMINRRVKKLLHTQRVFGQGDLSVRAEPSALSPMKEIVESFNYMADDIEARVKQAQIFSYAIPHEIRTPLTRIQMASDLLRREDTVDKNDLFDQIDRYIGDISLLTSDILKLAKLTNQHGEMQLEPTCFSLVELCQDRIQVTAEPGSATFVIQHELDNPKVYGCDCYAKLVLDNLIKNANKYGNGKVEVSIEQDQTCYLIHVEDNGEGIPEEKQEEIFIAFSRLDASRNLNQGGFGLGLAIANQAAKNLGWRLAVSQSQLGGAKFSITIPKAIENRAVSTCTPC
- a CDS encoding glycoside hydrolase family 32 protein, which produces MSEQYRPLLHMTPNSGWMNDPNGLVFFNGHYHQFYQYYPSDTVWGPMHWGHKISTNLIDWQELEPALYPDESGMCFSGSAIVDWHNTSGLFEADKPGLLAFYTSFIQPKVILADGTEVEDPIQQQSLAYSQDGMTWKKFANGAPIITARGNPDFRDPKVIWHEQSQAWVMVVSCGQHIEFYRSTNLLDWRLVSEFGYRHGAHSKGPWECPDLFELPIEGSQETRWVLVVGIGEGAHCGGAGTQYFIGDFDGETFINHNHPETVLWLDFGRDYYATQSFSDIPVEDGRRIVSTWMSNHQYSLELPTQEFRSSMAMPRELFLFEGKAGLRVGQRFVKELNQALSLDVQTPEPSDEQAISLYSLQEVMKFSADVTLQDIQTLHLNVYQDNPAYFEFAGVEQGIEVRSVRRGQFGSERIDEHFPHDYRVTLPIENEFQVEVLIDKGSVELLINAGQYSFTNLVYAKETQASVALNVDSGSLALRNVQVSSLAGEKTC
- a CDS encoding DMT family transporter → MNILLAMIPAFFWGTTYAVTQYTLADWPPLLLGAIRALPAGLLLLAFKPSLPKAQDWGVLVRLGFINIATFFVLIFVMALTLPSAISGVGMISVPVFAMLYTWLRYKKRPGRLQAVSGAALIALAWMLFDPRSISLNPVGLAAMLGAISCIIVGSSLTKSLGERIHWWTVLSWQLILGGAILTLAAIIHSMIQPAQYIAAIEQLSMTNVLGLLWVVLLNTALGYGLYVWLLQRMSVVDFTFGGIANPVAGIVSGLLLLGESFTPVQYSLMVGMIAMSLLPQVVDSLRSQAKAQRHAEI
- a CDS encoding OmpG porin family protein, encoding MKKTVVASSVLLTLAFSGVSFAEDLTEPQAEKDAKLAAAVEQLKSEYSNAELLTALSVPQQEESKFHGTLGSNVEVERLIRDDGVNEGKVKYTIAQGSFRHDDLPGWDFGFYSGREELFTGNLKHADYNRGVNSIQEIYVNRSYNHEKGNIGWGLKLAGESIDQRTTPGGKVFGSYQLTDRLGMHGYALYHVEYKRGTGEFPYWEVEPGFSYKINDNTGAWLNFRYQEGQWKAKDGYSETETEWIIKPGIWHNFGKLSASLWGEFGSFEKSVDSTGAHAWTEDYSKLGVSANYPLSKSWRMFGEASYKKIDFASGPQRDEFDGYIPLFILGVNYSF